Genomic DNA from Candidatus Zixiibacteriota bacterium:
GTGCTGCAATGAAATTTCATCAAGAGAGAGGCGCAGCTGCCACGATGGTCCTGACTCACATGGAGAACCCGTTGCAGTACGGCGTGGTCATAACCGATGACGATGGCAAAATAACGCGTTTCCTCGAGAAGCCGACATGGGGCGAAGTATTCTCTGACAAAGTCAATACAGGAATCTACATCCTTGAGCCTGAAGTGGTCAACATGATTCCACAGCAGAAATTTTACGACTTTTCGAAAGATCTCTTCCCAAGGGTTCTCTCAGAGAAGATGCCAATGTACGGTTACACCGCGGATGGTTACTGGAGGGATGTCGGCAATCTTACGGAGTATATGCAGGCTCATAAAGACATACTGGCCGGTGTAGTGAAGGTTGATCTGCCGCTCAATGAACTCAAGTACAAGGATGCGACCCTCTGGATCGGCAAGAACGAAGATGTCGACAGTACGGTAAGTTTCGACGACGTTGTGATACTCGGCGATGATGTATCGGTCGGCGCCGGCGCCAGCATCAGGAACTGTGTCATTGGCGATAGGACTGTTATTGGTGAAGATGCGGAGATTGATAATTCTATCATCTGGGACGGTGTGACTATCGGCGATGGCGCGAAGCTCAAGCAGGCGATGGTTCTTTCGAATGCCACAATCATGAGCGGTGCCGTGCTGGAGGAGAATTCGATCATATCGGAGAATTCCCGAATAGGACGAGGAGCCCTTGTGAAGGCGGGATGCAAGGTGTGGCCCGGTAAAGAAGTGGAAGATGAAGCCACACTTGCGACAAGTCTGATATGGGGTGAGAAGTGGAATCGCGAGTTATTTACTGATGCGAAAGTATCAGGCCTTGCAAACGTCGAAATCACTCCCGAATTCGCGGCAAAACTCGGAGCGACTCTTGGTTCAACGCTACCGAACGACCAGAGTATTGTTATTTCGCGTGACGCAGGTAATGCAAGCAGGATGATCGCACGGTCGTTGGTGACCGGTATCCTCTCAGCCGGTGCTGACACGGCAGATATTCGCACGCTTCCGATTCCTCTTGTCAGATACGCCCTGAAGACCGGCAAACACGCGGGCGGGATTCACGTACGACATTCACCGATGAATGAAGAGATGATCGACATAATTTTCTTCGATGAAAAGGGAATGGACCTTCCGTCATCGAGAGCCAAATCACTTGAGAGGCTCTTCTTCTCAGAGGATTTTCCACGTGCCAAGGTTGGCGATATCGGAAAGATCGATTATCCGATCAGGCTTCTCGAATCGTATCGGCAGGATTTCCTCGATGCTATTGACGTTGACATTGTTAAGAAACGTCGATTCAAAGTGGTCATCGATTACGATTGCGGTGGGGCTGTCGAAGTATTCCCGGCCATTTTTGCCGCATTGAACTGTGAGGTAATCTCGCTGAATGCCTTTATCGATCCATC
This window encodes:
- a CDS encoding NTP transferase domain-containing protein, with amino-acid sequence MKAIIMAGGFGTRLRPLTLGLPKPMVPMANRPMMEHIVTLLKKHGFGRILSLLYFQPEAITGYFEDGSKFGVKMDYLRAKDDFGTAGSVRNAADFIGNERIVIISGDVLTDFDLGAAMKFHQERGAAATMVLTHMENPLQYGVVITDDDGKITRFLEKPTWGEVFSDKVNTGIYILEPEVVNMIPQQKFYDFSKDLFPRVLSEKMPMYGYTADGYWRDVGNLTEYMQAHKDILAGVVKVDLPLNELKYKDATLWIGKNEDVDSTVSFDDVVILGDDVSVGAGASIRNCVIGDRTVIGEDAEIDNSIIWDGVTIGDGAKLKQAMVLSNATIMSGAVLEENSIISENSRIGRGALVKAGCKVWPGKEVEDEATLATSLIWGEKWNRELFTDAKVSGLANVEITPEFAAKLGATLGSTLPNDQSIVISRDAGNASRMIARSLVTGILSAGADTADIRTLPIPLVRYALKTGKHAGGIHVRHSPMNEEMIDIIFFDEKGMDLPSSRAKSLERLFFSEDFPRAKVGDIGKIDYPIRLLESYRQDFLDAIDVDIVKKRRFKVVIDYDCGGAVEVFPAIFAALNCEVISLNAFIDPSKVARTKERTETSLQTLSSIVQSLNADVGILLDNNSEKIRVVDRLGNKISDMLLLLLVTSLYLRSNLAKTICVPVVASMGVEEIASEYGVQVVRVRNDHLAMMEAMMKLQPGFVGGTRGGFIFPGFQRGADAMFGAVKILELMAKSGVTLAEIRGDYERFYMDEIEVHCGWDRKGRVMRRLMEHSTTYRRDLVDGVRINFGDHWVLVTPDRNKAAFRVVAESREMAQTKAVLEKYAKLIAEWQE